From the Caldisericia bacterium genome, one window contains:
- a CDS encoding ArsA family ATPase — translation MKTYFFLGKGGVGKTTLAASFGIGSSLEDKNVLVVSLDPAHNLGDAFNFTLSNKIKKISDNLSAVEVDIEKMIKEYLNELAYKMKNTYRYLTTLNLDRYFDILRHSPGIEEYAVLEAIKRFIKLKEFDTIVFDTPPTGITIRVFAMPKLSLLWTDRLIKMRRKILDRRRMIENVKGKFEAQIEDETVVLTSDEKEDNIMQELIRYRSEMEDLRNFFSSDNTTVNVVTMPEELALFETKRISESLSEFKIKLRTIFLNKVIRCKEAPEGIKGKIEEQEEVLKKMREEFKGVEIKEIPLLEHSPRGIEELKELYNNYLR, via the coding sequence ATGAAAACATACTTTTTCCTTGGAAAAGGGGGGGTTGGAAAGACTACTTTAGCCGCTTCCTTTGGTATAGGTAGTTCATTGGAGGATAAAAATGTACTTGTTGTATCCTTGGATCCAGCCCATAACCTTGGAGATGCATTTAACTTTACACTCTCCAATAAGATAAAAAAGATAAGTGATAATCTTTCAGCTGTTGAAGTGGATATAGAGAAGATGATAAAGGAATACCTAAATGAACTTGCATACAAAATGAAAAACACCTATAGATACCTCACCACATTAAATCTTGATAGATACTTTGATATTTTGAGACATTCTCCCGGAATTGAGGAATATGCAGTTCTTGAAGCCATAAAGAGATTCATAAAACTAAAGGAATTTGACACAATAGTATTTGACACACCTCCAACAGGAATAACAATAAGAGTTTTTGCAATGCCAAAACTCTCCCTTCTATGGACGGATAGGCTGATAAAAATGAGGAGGAAAATTCTTGATAGAAGAAGGATGATAGAGAATGTGAAGGGGAAATTTGAAGCTCAGATAGAAGATGAAACGGTGGTGCTTACATCCGATGAAAAGGAAGATAATATAATGCAGGAGTTAATTAGATACAGAAGCGAAATGGAAGATCTGAGAAACTTCTTCTCATCAGATAATACAACAGTTAATGTGGTAACAATGCCAGAGGAACTTGCCCTCTTTGAAACGAAAAGAATATCAGAGTCCCTTTCAGAATTTAAGATAAAGTTAAGAACTATATTTTTAAACAAGGTAATCCGGTGCAAAGAAGCTCCTGAAGGGATAAAAGGGAAGATAGAGGAGCAGGAAGAGGTTTTAAAGAAGATGAGAGAGGAATTCAAAGGGGTAGAAATAAAGGAAATTCCTCTCCTTGAACATTCGCCACGAGGCATTGAAGAACTAAAAGAGTTGTATAATAATTATTTGAGATGA
- a CDS encoding carbon starvation protein A, which translates to IATASILFIIVAIIEGLIMYRTKMNFTAASIIGVILLILAIVIGFKYPFIVIQSKKAWFVIQFVYIIIAASLPVWVLLQPRDYLNAYILWFGLIIGAIAALVAFKGFTWPAVTVFSPNLISGQPSPFWPTVPLIIACGALSGFHSIVASGTSSKQLDNELSGLLVGYGGMFTEGFLSTIVVLSIAAFGMSVLKEAGADMSKLATPALVGKYGSGQIGATVGKVGLFTHSYGKLVESIGIPYKIGVTFAGLWVSAFVLTTLDTSNRLARFAWGEIWEPVKKASEGFYKFIANKWVGSIIAAGLGLLLVWGGTLGSLWPGFAGANQLLASIAMITAAVWVRNVQKAKKAWQYAVLIPAVFLWITVTVALIWYLFVAVPAIKAATTKYPVAIFTIIMIILNFILVGDFIGAFKRGPKPETEVK; encoded by the coding sequence ATTGCAACAGCATCAATCCTCTTCATCATTGTAGCTATAATAGAAGGTCTTATAATGTACAGAACAAAGATGAACTTTACCGCCGCTTCCATTATAGGAGTAATTCTACTGATACTTGCCATAGTTATAGGATTTAAATATCCATTCATTGTTATTCAAAGCAAGAAGGCTTGGTTTGTCATTCAGTTTGTCTACATAATAATTGCCGCATCACTTCCTGTATGGGTACTACTTCAGCCAAGAGACTATCTAAATGCATACATTCTCTGGTTTGGGCTTATAATTGGTGCTATCGCAGCTCTTGTTGCCTTTAAAGGATTCACATGGCCTGCAGTTACAGTATTCTCTCCTAACCTAATAAGTGGTCAACCTTCACCATTCTGGCCTACTGTTCCATTAATTATAGCTTGCGGAGCTCTGTCTGGTTTCCATTCAATAGTTGCTTCAGGAACAAGTTCAAAACAGCTGGATAATGAGTTAAGTGGACTTCTCGTTGGTTATGGAGGTATGTTCACAGAGGGATTCTTATCCACCATAGTTGTTCTCTCCATAGCTGCATTTGGAATGAGTGTTCTTAAAGAAGCAGGAGCAGACATGTCAAAACTTGCAACTCCTGCTCTTGTTGGAAAGTATGGATCAGGACAAATTGGAGCCACTGTTGGTAAGGTTGGATTATTCACCCATTCGTATGGAAAGCTTGTTGAATCAATAGGAATACCTTATAAAATTGGTGTAACATTCGCTGGACTCTGGGTTTCAGCATTTGTTCTTACAACTCTTGATACATCCAACAGACTTGCAAGGTTTGCATGGGGAGAAATATGGGAACCTGTTAAGAAGGCAAGTGAAGGTTTCTATAAGTTTATTGCAAATAAGTGGGTTGGATCAATCATCGCTGCAGGACTTGGATTGCTCCTTGTATGGGGAGGAACCCTTGGTTCCCTCTGGCCAGGATTTGCTGGAGCAAATCAGCTCCTCGCATCCATTGCAATGATTACAGCAGCGGTATGGGTTAGGAATGTGCAGAAGGCAAAAAAGGCCTGGCAGTATGCGGTTCTTATTCCAGCAGTATTCCTGTGGATTACAGTTACTGTAGCTTTAATATGGTATCTATTTGTTGCAGTTCCTGCAATCAAAGCAGCAACAACCAAGTATCCTGTGGCAATATTTACAATAATAATGATTATCCTCAACTTCATCCTTGTTGGGGATTTCATAGGAGCATTTAAGAGAGGACCAAAACCTGAAACAGAGGTGAAATAG
- a CDS encoding xanthine dehydrogenase family protein molybdopterin-binding subunit → MTGKAIFLDDIKLPGMLYAAILTPPYAHAKILSIDTSEAEKSPGVVKVVTGKGCKVVYGDCIRDRYPMAVDKVRYIGEPVAAVIAENPYYAKQAVKKIKVEYEKLPVYTDALEAMKEDAVLIHEKNGEYWHLPSYKPIPKTNIAMHYELKKGDIEKGFKEADVVVEGEFIYPFGSSAAIEPHGTIAWFKEDGTIEIWSSSICPFIIREDIARTYGIPVGDVRVHTPEIGGCFGYKSDVIIEQTVAYIASFVPGRPVKWVASRKEDFTSTVIGHGMRIRMKIGAKKDGKLVAIKSTVYHSTGAYADTGVNIAQAAAHSSTGPYEIPNCHLEAYSVYTNTPPVGAYRGYGYQYSHFALERLMNILARKLNMDEFELREKNYLSEGKETALGEKIWKTNGDVKKCADLVKRAITSTPKPKEDERYYYGRGFAAVVKGPKGAANSSKGCYMKLNIDGSVSINMGGAEVGQGLRTVVKQVTAEALKIPPEKVRVYTEIDTQFSPWEWQTIGSMFTVQGGRAIVRAAQKIIEKLKKNASYALKCDVDMLDYDGEYVFLKSDPSVRIAVKDLARGYMHENGMTVGEVIQATSDARLPRYSLPDPETGQGNMGVSYTFGAQGCEIRIDKKTGKIIVDHFASAFDVGKVINPVQIRGQVVGGVMMGIGATLYEELKFDKDGRLINPHFKTYRFPTIEDMPKKQTVEFVEVPGEIGPFGARGIGEHPVIGVAPAILNAIYDAIGVDFYRIPVTPEMIKKAIEEKEKKEKEPLEVK, encoded by the coding sequence GTGACAGGCAAGGCTATCTTTCTTGATGATATCAAACTACCAGGAATGCTTTACGCTGCTATATTAACACCACCCTACGCCCATGCAAAGATTCTCTCCATTGATACATCTGAAGCAGAAAAATCTCCAGGGGTTGTCAAAGTAGTTACCGGGAAAGGTTGTAAGGTTGTTTATGGTGATTGTATAAGAGATCGTTACCCAATGGCAGTGGATAAGGTAAGATACATTGGGGAACCAGTAGCTGCAGTTATTGCAGAAAATCCCTATTATGCCAAACAAGCTGTAAAGAAGATAAAAGTTGAGTATGAGAAACTTCCTGTTTACACAGATGCCCTTGAAGCTATGAAAGAAGATGCTGTTCTCATCCATGAAAAAAACGGAGAATACTGGCATCTTCCATCATACAAACCTATACCAAAAACTAATATAGCCATGCACTATGAACTCAAGAAGGGGGATATAGAGAAAGGGTTTAAAGAGGCTGATGTAGTTGTTGAAGGAGAATTTATATATCCATTTGGTTCCTCTGCAGCAATAGAACCACATGGTACAATTGCCTGGTTTAAAGAGGATGGAACCATTGAGATCTGGTCTTCATCTATCTGCCCCTTCATAATAAGAGAGGATATTGCAAGGACATATGGAATACCAGTAGGAGATGTAAGAGTTCATACACCTGAGATTGGAGGATGTTTTGGCTATAAATCTGATGTAATTATTGAACAAACAGTAGCTTATATAGCAAGTTTTGTGCCAGGAAGACCTGTGAAGTGGGTTGCTTCTCGTAAGGAAGACTTCACAAGCACTGTTATTGGGCATGGTATGAGGATCAGAATGAAGATAGGTGCAAAGAAGGATGGAAAACTTGTAGCAATAAAATCCACAGTGTATCACTCCACTGGTGCATACGCTGACACAGGGGTAAACATTGCACAAGCTGCTGCTCACTCTTCAACAGGGCCATACGAGATTCCAAACTGTCATCTTGAGGCATACTCAGTTTATACAAACACACCGCCTGTAGGTGCTTACAGAGGTTACGGCTATCAGTATTCCCACTTTGCTCTTGAAAGACTTATGAATATCCTTGCGAGAAAACTCAATATGGATGAATTTGAGTTGAGAGAGAAGAACTATCTTAGTGAAGGTAAAGAAACAGCACTTGGAGAAAAGATATGGAAGACAAATGGTGATGTAAAGAAATGTGCAGATTTGGTTAAAAGGGCAATCACTTCAACTCCAAAGCCAAAAGAAGATGAAAGATATTATTATGGAAGAGGATTCGCAGCAGTTGTTAAGGGACCGAAAGGTGCAGCTAACTCTTCAAAGGGTTGCTACATGAAGTTAAACATAGACGGAAGCGTTTCAATCAACATGGGTGGCGCTGAAGTAGGACAGGGGTTAAGGACTGTGGTTAAACAGGTAACAGCAGAGGCATTGAAAATTCCTCCTGAAAAGGTAAGGGTATATACGGAGATAGATACCCAGTTTTCTCCATGGGAGTGGCAAACCATCGGTTCTATGTTCACCGTGCAGGGAGGAAGAGCTATAGTTAGAGCTGCTCAAAAGATAATAGAAAAGTTAAAGAAAAATGCATCCTATGCTTTGAAATGCGATGTTGATATGCTTGATTATGATGGAGAGTATGTCTTTCTCAAATCTGATCCAAGTGTAAGAATCGCTGTGAAAGACCTTGCAAGAGGATACATGCATGAGAATGGAATGACAGTGGGAGAGGTTATACAGGCAACATCAGATGCAAGACTTCCACGCTACTCCCTTCCAGACCCAGAAACAGGACAGGGAAACATGGGAGTTTCATATACATTTGGCGCTCAAGGATGTGAAATAAGAATTGATAAGAAAACAGGAAAGATAATTGTAGACCATTTTGCATCAGCCTTTGATGTGGGGAAGGTTATAAATCCTGTTCAGATAAGGGGTCAGGTAGTTGGAGGAGTGATGATGGGAATTGGTGCAACACTTTATGAAGAATTAAAATTTGACAAAGATGGAAGGCTCATAAATCCTCATTTTAAAACCTACAGATTCCCAACAATAGAGGATATGCCAAAGAAACAAACTGTTGAATTTGTGGAAGTACCTGGTGAGATAGGTCCATTTGGTGCAAGAGGAATAGGTGAGCATCCTGTTATAGGAGTTGCACCAGCAATACTTAATGCAATATATGACGCAATAGGAGTTGATTTTTACAGAATACCAGTAACACCG